A portion of the Vreelandella subglaciescola genome contains these proteins:
- a CDS encoding NnrS family protein: MKDTSLQHRLPLMRLAFRPFFLLGAVFSVLAMLVWLAFWHGNLWLAPYGGMLWWHPHEMLFGFGSAIIVGFLLTAVQNWTGRPGLSGWPLFALAALWLAARLLLAYGGSLPPTLLLIVDVAFLPAAAFAMARRVVAVRMWRNLGFVPILLLLACANAGMHAGAISGDGVLMREASHAAMLLIALLMALLGGRVIPFFTSMKLGFAQPERLRFLEISSLGALAVAVILQAAAALGMSVAHVLMVPFLLLASVANAWRLARWKGAKGLQEPLLWGLHLSYAFIPLGLFMWAVELGTGQRVETALHALAIGGMGTMMLAMMSRVSLGHTGRTIRTLPGIGVALALMAFAALMRSVWLWLFPQTSHWVYTLVIIAWCISYVIFILYYAVPLLSARPDGKTG; this comes from the coding sequence ATGAAGGATACCTCTCTGCAGCACCGCCTGCCGCTCATGCGCCTGGCCTTCCGCCCTTTCTTCTTGCTTGGCGCTGTGTTCAGCGTGCTGGCCATGCTGGTTTGGTTAGCTTTTTGGCACGGCAATTTGTGGCTTGCCCCCTACGGCGGCATGCTGTGGTGGCACCCCCATGAAATGCTGTTTGGCTTTGGCAGCGCCATTATCGTCGGCTTTTTGCTGACCGCCGTACAAAACTGGACAGGCCGGCCCGGGCTTAGCGGATGGCCATTGTTCGCGCTGGCCGCGCTATGGCTCGCGGCACGCTTACTGCTGGCCTATGGCGGATCATTACCGCCGACGCTGCTATTAATCGTCGACGTGGCGTTTCTTCCCGCCGCCGCGTTTGCCATGGCCAGGCGCGTTGTTGCCGTACGCATGTGGCGCAACCTGGGTTTTGTGCCGATTTTACTGCTGCTGGCCTGTGCCAATGCGGGCATGCATGCCGGTGCCATAAGCGGTGACGGCGTTTTAATGCGCGAGGCAAGCCATGCGGCCATGCTCTTGATTGCTCTGTTGATGGCGCTTCTTGGCGGCCGCGTAATTCCTTTTTTCACGTCCATGAAACTCGGCTTTGCCCAGCCCGAGCGCCTGCGTTTTCTGGAAATCTCGAGTCTTGGCGCACTGGCGGTCGCCGTGATACTGCAGGCAGCGGCGGCGCTGGGCATGAGTGTTGCTCACGTGTTAATGGTGCCGTTTTTGCTGCTGGCAAGCGTGGCCAATGCCTGGCGGCTGGCGCGCTGGAAAGGCGCAAAGGGCCTGCAAGAACCACTGCTGTGGGGGCTTCACCTGAGCTATGCGTTTATTCCGCTGGGGCTTTTCATGTGGGCCGTGGAGCTTGGAACCGGACAACGGGTCGAAACCGCGCTGCACGCGCTGGCCATTGGCGGCATGGGCACCATGATGCTGGCGATGATGTCACGCGTATCGCTTGGACATACCGGGCGCACGATTCGCACGCTTCCGGGTATTGGCGTAGCGCTTGCCCTTATGGCCTTCGCCGCGCTGATGCGCTCCGTGTGGCTGTGGCTGTTCCCGCAAACCAGCCACTGGGTGTATACCCTGGTTATTATCGCGTGGTGTATCAGTTACGTTATCTTTATCCTGTACTATGCCGTTCCCCTGTTGAGCGCGCGGCCGGACGGCAAAACCGGATAA
- a CDS encoding toxic anion resistance protein: MPTPQDPHNPALYLPSTEEVAADLERKSSSSEGTASLPDQAERFVAALLTQGNERQTQRRHVDELGREIQRQAAYQSELLKTPMRTLAEQGDEGGPVAQALTGLRQRMHELDPQRHHLARRGIDRILTLIPGMSTGLERYFQKYESAQQALDAIIHELEAGKDRLGRDNLTLADDQQALEEAAEKLQEQIELGQLIDQRLVLKAEALPQDDAERRFIEEELLFPLRQRIVDLQQQLAVSQQGVLALEVLIRNNRELIRGVDRAINVTVSALSVAVTVALGLANQRLVLDKVEALNATTADMIAGTAQALRRQGTEIQTRAGSAMLDMHKLEQSFGDVMAAIDDVSRYRREALPRLAEQVSRLDTLSRQGSEAIERVQRSRDERPPR, from the coding sequence ATGCCAACCCCGCAAGATCCCCACAACCCAGCGCTATACCTGCCGTCGACGGAGGAAGTTGCCGCCGATCTGGAGCGTAAGTCTTCCTCCTCAGAGGGAACGGCGAGCCTGCCGGATCAGGCCGAGCGTTTCGTGGCGGCGTTGTTGACACAGGGCAATGAGCGCCAGACCCAGCGCCGCCACGTGGACGAACTGGGCCGTGAGATCCAGCGTCAGGCCGCCTACCAGAGCGAACTGCTCAAGACCCCGATGCGTACGCTGGCCGAGCAGGGAGACGAAGGCGGGCCGGTGGCTCAGGCGCTAACCGGGCTGCGCCAGCGCATGCATGAACTCGATCCGCAGCGCCACCATCTGGCTCGGCGGGGTATCGATCGAATCCTGACGCTCATTCCCGGCATGAGCACCGGTCTGGAGCGCTATTTTCAGAAGTATGAAAGTGCCCAGCAGGCGCTGGATGCGATCATTCATGAGCTTGAAGCGGGCAAGGATCGGCTGGGGCGCGATAACCTGACCCTGGCGGATGATCAGCAGGCGCTGGAAGAGGCGGCGGAAAAGCTGCAGGAGCAGATCGAGCTGGGCCAGCTGATTGATCAACGTTTGGTGCTTAAAGCCGAAGCACTGCCGCAAGACGATGCCGAGCGCCGTTTTATCGAGGAGGAGCTGCTGTTTCCGCTGCGCCAGCGCATTGTCGATCTCCAGCAGCAGCTGGCCGTCAGTCAGCAGGGCGTGCTGGCGCTGGAAGTGCTCATTCGCAACAATCGGGAATTGATCCGTGGCGTGGATAGAGCCATCAACGTCACCGTTTCTGCACTGAGCGTGGCCGTGACCGTAGCGCTGGGGCTGGCCAATCAGCGGCTGGTGCTGGACAAGGTTGAGGCGCTCAATGCCACCACCGCGGATATGATCGCCGGCACCGCTCAGGCCCTGCGCCGCCAGGGCACGGAGATTCAGACCCGCGCCGGCTCGGCGATGCTCGACATGCACAAGCTTGAACAGTCGTTTGGCGACGTTATGGCCGCCATCGACGACGTCTCGCGCTATCGTCGCGAGGCGCTGCCGCGGCTGGCAGAGCAGGTCAGCCGTCTGGATACTCTTTCCCGTCAGGGCAGTGAAGCCATCGAGCGGGTGCAACGCAGCCGTGACGAGCGGCCGCCCCGGTGA
- a CDS encoding helix-turn-helix domain-containing protein, translating into MANDRVAAVERALTVLEVFDDAEEKFSLATLARRTGFYKSTLLRLLGSLARFGYVRRTGDGTWQLGDTPGRLARRRPDDQDVLVRIEPRLQRVAAQLEETAALLERTSEGVECRLVALPSQALRHDLHPGMRWACANADDPRPVIPGGEMLAVVLLGSQPVRWLSVSGPAGRVPVTRALALLEEAAAMLGEMASPAAVSSLV; encoded by the coding sequence ATGGCCAACGATAGGGTGGCAGCCGTCGAGCGCGCTCTGACGGTGCTGGAGGTATTTGACGACGCTGAGGAAAAATTTAGTTTGGCAACGCTTGCGCGGCGTACCGGCTTTTACAAAAGCACGCTGTTACGCTTGCTGGGCTCACTGGCTCGCTTTGGCTACGTACGCCGCACGGGGGACGGCACCTGGCAGCTGGGTGACACGCCCGGCCGGCTGGCACGTCGCCGACCTGATGACCAGGACGTTCTGGTACGGATAGAGCCTCGCTTGCAGCGGGTCGCCGCGCAGCTTGAGGAAACCGCTGCGTTGCTCGAGCGTACGTCGGAAGGCGTTGAATGCCGCTTGGTGGCGTTGCCGTCTCAGGCACTGCGGCATGACCTACATCCGGGAATGCGCTGGGCATGCGCCAACGCAGATGATCCGCGTCCGGTAATTCCCGGCGGTGAAATGTTGGCGGTCGTCCTGCTAGGCAGCCAGCCTGTGCGTTGGCTGTCCGTGTCAGGTCCGGCGGGGCGTGTGCCGGTAACGCGGGCGTTGGCGCTGCTGGAAGAAGCTGCCGCCATGCTGGGGGAGATGGCCTCACCGGCCGCTGTGTCGTCCTTGGTTTGA
- a CDS encoding tripartite tricarboxylate transporter TctB family protein — protein MRLNDRILGILLIVLAVAYGWGATQLPAPFGGSGAVGPETFPLLLAGLLGLSSLYLVVRPDPDNAWPLNRTGVELIIAVVVLVLYAMLLAPLGFIISTTLAVGTLCWRMGSTPVRAYLTGLISGVVVFLLFNFALDLALPLGLLGFWEMG, from the coding sequence ATGCGTTTGAATGACCGCATCCTCGGTATTTTGCTGATTGTCCTGGCCGTGGCTTACGGCTGGGGCGCCACGCAGCTCCCCGCTCCCTTTGGCGGTTCAGGCGCGGTAGGTCCCGAAACGTTCCCGCTGCTGTTGGCGGGGCTTCTGGGGTTATCCAGCCTTTATCTGGTGGTGCGCCCCGACCCGGATAACGCTTGGCCACTGAACCGTACCGGCGTTGAACTAATTATTGCCGTCGTCGTGTTAGTGCTTTATGCCATGCTACTGGCACCGCTCGGATTCATCATCAGTACAACGCTTGCCGTCGGCACGCTTTGCTGGCGCATGGGGTCAACGCCCGTACGCGCCTATCTGACCGGCCTTATTTCCGGCGTCGTAGTATTTCTGCTGTTCAACTTTGCGCTGGATCTGGCATTACCGCTGGGTCTGTTGGGCTTCTGGGAGATGGGCTAA
- a CDS encoding IS1380 family transposase — translation MFLNEHNSRGPLAMGESLSPWTPSCNGSIRVELSGHRTTSDSGALLLREALDNSGMIDALDDHLVDHRDPDRVRHSLASQLRTLVLQRSMGWIDLSDTDTLRRDPLWQLACSDARGTTPLAQDRPSQATLSRLLTCLGRDDNIDTVHEGLLRLAVWRLTSLNGGERPEHLTLDIDGLPIDVHGHQGGSAFHGLYGARIYSPLVASLAETGDMVGGLLREGNAGPAENADTWIPHLVRRLNESTGAKVKVRIDAGFTDNDTLEALEDRDIEYLGRLRSHTGLQTLAAPHLKRPRGRPPEQPREWCHDLAYQAGTWPAPRRVVLVVQERPDDLLLHAFFLVTNLGKFDWPPEKVLALYRKRGSAEAHMGEVKSSLDMHLSSTDRGVSTVQDVMARNEVNLLLTLCAYQVLHGLRCLLERQTRQGWSLKRMREQVLKVAATLTVHARRITVHLGDAADKWWPSLLKGLPRLTALT, via the coding sequence ATGTTCCTGAACGAACACAATTCAAGAGGACCACTCGCCATGGGTGAAAGCTTATCCCCCTGGACCCCGTCATGCAACGGGTCCATCCGCGTCGAGCTCAGCGGCCATCGCACCACCAGCGACAGCGGTGCTTTGCTGTTGCGTGAAGCCCTCGACAACAGCGGCATGATCGATGCGCTGGACGACCATCTGGTCGATCACCGCGACCCGGATCGCGTCCGCCACTCGTTAGCCAGCCAGCTGCGTACCCTGGTGCTGCAGCGTTCGATGGGCTGGATCGACCTCAGCGATACCGATACGCTTCGCCGTGACCCGCTCTGGCAGCTAGCCTGCAGTGATGCCCGCGGGACAACGCCGTTGGCTCAGGACCGGCCATCTCAAGCGACGCTGTCGCGGCTGCTGACGTGCCTGGGCCGCGACGACAATATCGATACCGTGCATGAGGGCCTGCTGCGGCTGGCGGTCTGGCGACTGACCTCGCTGAACGGCGGCGAACGCCCCGAGCATCTGACGCTGGACATCGACGGCTTGCCGATCGACGTTCACGGCCACCAGGGCGGTTCGGCGTTTCATGGACTTTACGGGGCCAGAATATACTCGCCTTTGGTGGCCTCGCTGGCAGAGACCGGCGACATGGTGGGCGGCCTGCTGCGTGAAGGTAACGCCGGCCCAGCCGAGAATGCCGATACCTGGATCCCACATCTGGTGCGGCGACTCAACGAGAGCACCGGGGCCAAGGTCAAGGTGCGCATCGACGCCGGCTTCACCGACAACGACACGCTTGAGGCGCTGGAAGATCGCGACATCGAGTATCTGGGCCGGTTGCGCAGTCATACGGGCCTGCAGACACTGGCAGCGCCACATCTGAAGCGGCCACGCGGCCGGCCCCCCGAGCAACCTCGGGAATGGTGCCATGACCTGGCGTACCAAGCCGGTACCTGGCCGGCGCCGCGGCGCGTGGTGCTGGTGGTACAAGAGCGGCCCGATGATCTGCTGCTGCATGCCTTCTTTTTGGTCACCAATCTCGGCAAGTTCGACTGGCCGCCGGAAAAGGTCCTGGCGCTTTATCGCAAGCGCGGCAGCGCCGAAGCCCACATGGGCGAGGTGAAGTCGTCGCTCGATATGCATCTCTCCTCGACTGATCGCGGTGTCTCCACCGTCCAGGACGTCATGGCCCGCAACGAGGTAAACCTGCTGCTGACTCTCTGCGCTTATCAGGTGCTACACGGGCTGCGTTGCCTGTTGGAACGACAGACCCGGCAGGGCTGGAGCCTGAAGCGGATGCGCGAGCAGGTGCTCAAGGTGGCCGCCACGCTGACAGTGCACGCCCGGCGTATCACCGTGCACCTCGGCGATGCCGCCGACAAATGGTGGCCATCCTTACTGAAGGGGTTGCCGCGGCTGACGGCATTGACCTGA
- a CDS encoding GGDEF domain-containing protein codes for MAAALEGGRLGVWDWLLSDDTFTGSARHLGHLGFSPDDIYLPRTAEQWLMRTHPEDIGRLQQAVKQHLDGASPRYQCEFRARHRDGHWVWLFESGHVISRDANGRPLRMVGMQQDISERKSMEECLARLAFHDELTGLPNRRSFMSTMDREYGRIKRQKDYPACVLMLDIDHFKRVNDGYGHAAGDLVLAELGKTMAGQLRETDVSGRLGGEEFAVVLADTCLDDAIGVGEKVRKAIEDMRVNWQGTHALSVTTSVGVAQLLATDARPDGALTRADVALYTAKQNGRNRVCHLEASHAAEVEPGASHQASASL; via the coding sequence ATGGCAGCCGCGCTGGAAGGTGGCCGACTCGGCGTCTGGGACTGGCTGCTGTCAGACGACACTTTCACCGGTAGCGCGCGCCATCTGGGGCATCTGGGCTTTAGCCCCGACGATATCTATCTGCCTCGGACGGCTGAGCAATGGCTGATGCGAACGCACCCTGAAGACATCGGCCGGCTACAGCAGGCGGTCAAACAGCATCTTGACGGGGCAAGCCCCCGCTATCAGTGCGAGTTTCGTGCCAGGCACCGGGACGGCCACTGGGTATGGCTGTTTGAATCCGGCCACGTCATCAGCCGCGATGCCAACGGCCGCCCGTTGCGTATGGTGGGCATGCAGCAGGACATCAGCGAACGCAAGTCCATGGAGGAATGTCTGGCGCGGCTGGCCTTTCACGATGAGCTGACGGGTCTGCCCAATCGACGCAGCTTCATGAGCACCATGGATCGGGAATATGGACGCATCAAGCGCCAGAAAGATTACCCGGCCTGCGTGCTTATGCTGGATATTGATCACTTCAAGCGGGTCAACGACGGCTACGGGCATGCCGCCGGGGATTTGGTACTAGCCGAGCTGGGCAAGACCATGGCCGGGCAGCTGCGTGAAACTGATGTGTCCGGCCGTCTGGGCGGAGAAGAATTTGCCGTTGTGCTGGCAGATACCTGCCTGGACGATGCCATTGGCGTAGGCGAGAAAGTGCGCAAAGCAATAGAAGATATGCGCGTGAACTGGCAAGGCACGCATGCGCTGAGTGTTACCACCAGCGTGGGCGTTGCGCAGCTACTGGCGACAGACGCGCGGCCTGACGGTGCGCTTACCCGAGCGGATGTGGCGCTTTATACGGCCAAGCAAAACGGACGTAATCGCGTCTGTCATCTTGAAGCGTCTCACGCCGCTGAGGTGGAGCCGGGCGCCAGTCATCAAGCCTCGGCGAGCCTATAG
- a CDS encoding SDR family oxidoreductase: MSNVNDPINSKIVIITGASSGLGEATARRLAERGAKLVLAARREDRLKSLTEELTAKGAEVTWQVTDVTDSQQVESLAALAKKTFGRIDVLINNAGLMPLAPLDALKVDEWEQMIDVNIKGVLYGIAAVLPTMREQHSGHVINLSSVAGHKVFPGGAVYCATKYAVKALSEGLRMEAGDEIRSTNISPGAIATELTSTITDPTAAEAAEELYKVAIDADAVARAIVYAIEQPQDVDINEIILRPTAQEM; encoded by the coding sequence ATGAGCAACGTCAACGATCCGATTAACAGCAAGATTGTCATCATCACCGGTGCCAGCAGCGGTCTGGGCGAAGCCACCGCCCGGCGCTTGGCAGAGCGTGGCGCCAAACTGGTGCTGGCAGCACGCAGGGAAGACCGCCTGAAGTCTCTGACCGAAGAGCTGACGGCAAAAGGTGCGGAAGTCACGTGGCAGGTGACCGATGTTACCGATAGCCAACAGGTAGAAAGCCTGGCGGCATTGGCCAAGAAAACCTTCGGCCGTATCGATGTGTTGATCAACAACGCTGGCCTTATGCCACTGGCACCGCTGGATGCCCTGAAGGTAGACGAGTGGGAACAGATGATAGACGTCAACATCAAGGGCGTTTTGTACGGCATTGCGGCAGTACTGCCGACCATGCGCGAGCAGCACAGCGGGCACGTGATCAATTTGTCCTCAGTCGCCGGGCACAAAGTGTTTCCGGGCGGTGCGGTCTATTGCGCTACCAAGTACGCCGTCAAAGCTCTGTCAGAGGGGCTACGTATGGAGGCCGGTGACGAAATTCGCAGCACCAATATCTCGCCGGGAGCGATAGCCACCGAGCTAACCAGCACCATCACCGATCCCACTGCCGCCGAAGCAGCGGAAGAGCTTTACAAGGTGGCAATCGACGCCGATGCGGTTGCTCGCGCGATTGTCTACGCGATTGAGCAGCCGCAAGACGTGGATATCAATGAGATTATCCTGCGCCCTACGGCCCAGGAGATGTAA
- a CDS encoding alkene reductase: MSNQQHNDPLFQPFTMGDLTLPNRVLMSPLTRSRSSQPGDIPNDMNVHYYQQRASAGLILSEATQISPQGKGYAFTPGIHSQEQVNGWKKVTGAVHTAGGRIHMQLWHVGRISHPELQPNGNLPVAPSAIKPEGAKTFISADSGMVDVPEPRALESAEMAGIVEQYRQGALNAQEAGFDGVEVHAANGYLLDQFIKSGSNHRTDEFGGSLENRLRLPLMVIQAVIDVWGKDKVGVRVGPTGSFNGMYDDNPTETFTAFAKHLNDLGIAYLEVVEDSFQGNHASGRPEDIIDAIRAVYKGTYIANGAYTAEEARTRISEGLCDLVTFGRPFIANPDLPERFCQNAPLNEWDDSTFYGGDEHGYTDYPTLEALETNA, translated from the coding sequence ATGAGCAACCAACAGCATAATGATCCGTTATTTCAGCCCTTCACGATGGGCGACCTTACGCTGCCTAACCGGGTCCTGATGTCTCCTCTGACCCGTTCGCGCTCAAGCCAACCGGGCGATATCCCGAACGACATGAACGTGCACTACTATCAGCAGCGGGCCAGTGCCGGACTGATCCTCAGTGAAGCAACGCAGATTTCCCCCCAAGGCAAAGGCTATGCCTTTACACCGGGCATCCACTCTCAGGAGCAGGTTAACGGCTGGAAGAAAGTGACCGGCGCTGTCCACACGGCGGGTGGCCGCATCCACATGCAGCTATGGCATGTGGGGCGCATTTCCCATCCGGAACTGCAGCCGAACGGCAACCTGCCAGTCGCCCCCTCCGCGATCAAGCCGGAAGGTGCCAAGACCTTCATCAGTGCCGATTCCGGCATGGTAGATGTCCCTGAGCCCCGGGCACTGGAATCCGCCGAAATGGCCGGTATTGTTGAGCAGTATCGCCAGGGCGCACTGAACGCGCAGGAAGCCGGGTTTGATGGCGTTGAGGTTCACGCCGCCAATGGCTATCTGCTGGACCAGTTCATCAAGAGCGGCAGCAACCACCGCACCGACGAGTTTGGTGGCTCGCTGGAGAATCGCCTGCGCCTGCCGCTGATGGTGATCCAGGCCGTCATTGATGTGTGGGGCAAGGACAAGGTGGGCGTGCGTGTTGGCCCAACCGGAAGCTTCAACGGCATGTACGACGACAACCCGACCGAAACCTTCACCGCCTTTGCCAAACACCTGAACGACCTGGGCATCGCTTATCTCGAGGTGGTTGAGGATTCCTTCCAGGGTAATCACGCCAGCGGTCGGCCGGAAGACATTATCGATGCGATCCGCGCTGTGTATAAAGGCACTTACATCGCCAACGGTGCCTACACCGCCGAGGAAGCTCGCACACGCATCAGCGAGGGCCTCTGCGACCTGGTGACATTCGGTCGGCCGTTTATCGCCAACCCTGATCTGCCCGAGCGCTTTTGCCAGAATGCGCCGCTTAACGAGTGGGATGACAGCACCTTTTACGGGGGCGATGAGCACGGCTATACCGATTACCCCACACTCGAAGCGCTTGAAACCAACGCTTGA
- a CDS encoding TetR/AcrR family transcriptional regulator — protein sequence MKTNDTRNLIIQAGADLIGMKGFGATGINGILTAAGVPKGSFYHYFSSKNDFGLAIIDTFAEEYEAKLDQILNDSNLSCVERLRAYFDIGFDNMANCNCARGCLIGNLGQELAGQNEIFRIRLDNVFCAWEKRFERCIAEAQTAGDIEASIDPSDAASFLLSGWEGAILRAKVVKSTEPMERFVRVFFKQCLGTG from the coding sequence ATGAAGACGAACGACACACGCAATCTCATCATTCAGGCAGGCGCTGACCTCATCGGCATGAAGGGCTTTGGTGCCACCGGTATCAATGGCATTCTCACTGCTGCCGGCGTACCCAAAGGGTCGTTTTATCATTACTTCAGCAGCAAGAATGACTTCGGCCTTGCGATCATTGACACCTTTGCCGAGGAGTACGAGGCGAAGCTGGACCAGATTCTCAATGACAGTAATCTTTCCTGCGTTGAGCGCCTGCGCGCCTACTTCGATATCGGCTTTGATAACATGGCCAACTGCAACTGCGCTCGTGGTTGTCTGATTGGCAACTTGGGTCAAGAGTTGGCGGGGCAAAACGAGATATTCCGTATTCGGCTGGATAATGTGTTCTGTGCCTGGGAAAAACGCTTCGAGCGCTGCATTGCCGAGGCACAAACGGCCGGCGACATCGAGGCGAGCATTGATCCTTCAGATGCTGCCAGTTTCCTGCTCTCCGGCTGGGAAGGCGCCATCCTGAGAGCCAAAGTGGTGAAATCAACAGAACCGATGGAGCGGTTTGTTCGCGTATTTTTCAAGCAGTGCCTTGGCACCGGCTAA
- a CDS encoding response regulator, which translates to MQHVSCVLIEDSPSDADVVQRLLQSDKNAFSFTHVASLAAFAVVLEGNAPPDVALLDLSLPGANGVDAVIQCRELNPNVPIVALADHDDINLATRALAAGAQECLVKDELDERTLSRVVHHAIIRCRLEQQRVISEARIPPNSPG; encoded by the coding sequence ATGCAGCATGTTTCATGTGTTTTGATCGAAGATAGCCCAAGCGATGCTGATGTGGTTCAGCGTTTGCTGCAGAGTGACAAGAACGCTTTTTCATTTACCCATGTAGCAAGTCTTGCGGCATTTGCCGTGGTGCTGGAAGGCAACGCGCCGCCCGATGTGGCGCTGCTGGATCTGAGTTTGCCCGGTGCCAACGGCGTGGACGCCGTTATCCAGTGCCGCGAACTCAATCCGAATGTTCCCATTGTGGCGTTGGCTGACCACGACGATATCAATCTGGCTACCCGGGCGCTGGCCGCCGGCGCACAGGAGTGTCTGGTCAAGGATGAGCTGGATGAGCGTACGCTATCGCGCGTGGTACACCATGCCATCATCCGGTGTCGGCTTGAGCAACAGCGAGTTATATCGGAAGCGCGTATCCCGCCTAATTCACCGGGCTGA
- a CDS encoding Bug family tripartite tricarboxylate transporter substrate binding protein, with amino-acid sequence MFNKTTASKTPLTLIATAMLALGSSSLFAFEPEGKVECIAPADPGGGWDFTCRSVGNVMETLDLVPRSVQTINMAGAGGGVAYAHTVSKREGDEQVLVAASTATTTRLAQGQFPGLDAGMVNWIGALGADYGVIAVASGSEYDDLPELMAALKENPRNVKFAGGSAKGGWDHLKVLIAAKAADVENLPRIPYLSYNNGGEAMTQVVGGHVDAFTGDISEAQGFMESGDLRVLAVLSEERLPGEFSDIPTAREQGIDAIGPNWRGFYMPADISDDAKAYWVDAMDTIYASEEWQQVMTRNGLMPFHMSAGEFETFVLNQIDEIEQLSKDIGLIQ; translated from the coding sequence ATGTTCAACAAAACAACAGCCAGCAAAACACCGTTAACCCTTATCGCGACTGCCATGCTGGCGCTGGGCAGCAGCAGCCTGTTTGCCTTTGAGCCTGAAGGCAAAGTGGAGTGCATTGCTCCCGCCGACCCGGGTGGCGGCTGGGACTTTACCTGCCGTAGCGTTGGCAACGTCATGGAAACGCTTGACCTGGTACCGCGCAGCGTACAAACCATCAATATGGCCGGCGCAGGCGGCGGGGTTGCCTACGCACATACCGTCAGCAAGCGCGAAGGCGATGAGCAAGTGCTGGTTGCCGCCTCAACGGCCACCACGACGCGGCTGGCTCAGGGGCAGTTTCCAGGCCTGGATGCCGGCATGGTTAACTGGATTGGCGCGCTGGGTGCCGATTACGGCGTGATTGCGGTGGCCTCAGGTTCCGAGTACGACGACTTGCCCGAGCTAATGGCAGCTTTAAAGGAAAACCCGCGCAACGTGAAGTTTGCCGGTGGCAGCGCCAAAGGCGGCTGGGATCACCTCAAGGTGTTGATTGCCGCCAAAGCGGCTGACGTAGAAAACCTGCCGCGTATTCCCTACCTCTCCTATAACAACGGCGGCGAGGCCATGACTCAGGTTGTCGGCGGCCACGTTGACGCCTTTACCGGCGATATTTCTGAAGCCCAGGGCTTTATGGAATCCGGTGACTTACGCGTACTTGCGGTACTTTCGGAAGAGCGCCTGCCCGGCGAGTTCAGCGACATTCCCACCGCACGTGAGCAGGGCATTGATGCGATTGGCCCCAACTGGCGCGGTTTTTATATGCCGGCCGACATCTCTGACGATGCCAAGGCTTATTGGGTCGACGCCATGGATACGATCTACGCAAGCGAAGAATGGCAACAGGTAATGACCCGCAACGGCCTGATGCCGTTTCACATGAGTGCCGGCGAATTTGAAACCTTCGTCCTCAATCAAATCGATGAGATCGAGCAGCTGTCCAAAGATATCGGACTGATCCAGTAA
- a CDS encoding cobyrinic acid a,c-diamide synthase, whose product MLEFLQGFSYGLFLSCLPWFLVGLVSPRRALGTLRPSRWQVVIRYWFAVPFLAGLLWLTSLWGGFGPSLGGWLAGLVAVAVALPLERRLRGWWGNRQQRRLDAQHERDVAQRQAKQAHDAREAGEEILDPDHPPANADAVILALCDAKKRLLAVKQPALAQQADRLYSRYRKAIAVLLERFEVGELAFERARSLVAEVCFVAVDNLTTMASQASGVAGVDGNLVRQRLAREGDRLSPAERLALERRLALVEDTHRHLRELSGRNETALTALDNAAVAMARVDTRRPQASVSADQALGDLQRFVARAERYSRSL is encoded by the coding sequence ATGCTGGAATTTCTTCAAGGTTTCTCCTACGGGCTGTTTCTTTCCTGCCTGCCCTGGTTTTTGGTCGGTCTGGTTAGCCCGCGCCGTGCGTTGGGCACGCTGCGGCCTTCGCGTTGGCAGGTCGTTATCCGTTACTGGTTTGCCGTGCCTTTTCTGGCGGGGCTGTTGTGGCTGACCTCACTGTGGGGCGGCTTCGGGCCGTCCCTGGGCGGTTGGCTGGCGGGTCTCGTGGCGGTTGCCGTGGCGCTTCCTCTGGAACGCCGCTTGCGCGGCTGGTGGGGAAACCGCCAGCAGCGACGCCTCGACGCTCAGCACGAGCGTGACGTGGCTCAGCGTCAGGCGAAGCAGGCGCATGACGCCCGCGAAGCCGGGGAGGAAATCCTCGATCCGGATCATCCTCCGGCCAATGCGGACGCTGTGATTCTAGCGCTGTGTGATGCCAAAAAGCGTCTGTTAGCGGTCAAGCAGCCGGCTCTCGCCCAACAGGCAGATCGCCTTTATAGTCGCTATCGCAAGGCGATTGCGGTATTGCTGGAGCGTTTCGAGGTGGGCGAGCTTGCCTTTGAGCGCGCCCGCTCGCTGGTGGCGGAGGTGTGTTTTGTGGCGGTGGATAATCTGACCACGATGGCCTCTCAGGCGAGCGGCGTGGCGGGAGTGGACGGGAATCTTGTGCGCCAGCGACTGGCGCGTGAAGGCGATCGATTATCCCCCGCGGAGCGCCTGGCTCTGGAACGCCGCCTGGCGCTGGTGGAGGACACCCACCGACATTTGCGTGAACTCAGTGGCCGCAACGAAACTGCATTGACCGCGCTGGATAACGCGGCGGTGGCAATGGCCCGAGTGGATACTCGCCGTCCTCAGGCGTCCGTCAGCGCTGATCAAGCGCTGGGGGATCTGCAGCGCTTCGTGGCCCGGGCGGAACGTTATAGCCGTAGCCTTTAA